In Heliomicrobium gestii, a single genomic region encodes these proteins:
- the rpoB gene encoding DNA-directed RNA polymerase subunit beta: MVYPVQCGPRERWTFARIQEVMDMPNLIEIQQNSYRWFLEEGLREMFRDISPIQDFTGNLILEFIDYALGDPKYSVEECKERDVTFAAPLRVKVRLINKETGEVKEQEVFMGDFPLMTDKGTFIINGAERVIVSQLVRSPGVYYNEAIDPPSGKKLFGATMIPNRGAWLEFETDINDNVFVRIDRTRKLPATVLIRALGYSNNAQVHELFDGDERIRITLERDNTENTEEALVEIYKRLRPGEPPTVDSARSLLETLFFDPKRYDLAKVGRYKINKRLGVSVEREIRHLTRDDIIAAVRELLKLMQGEGRADDIDHLGNRRLRSVGELLQNQFRIGLSRMERVVRERMTIQDVEVITPQVLINIRPVVAAIKEFFGSSQLSQFMDQTNPLAELTHKRRLSALGPGGLSRERAGFEVRDVHHSHYGRMCPIETPEGPNIGLIGSLSTFARINEFGFIETPYRKVDKERGVVTDQIDYLTADEEDKYIVAQANAPLDEEGRFKEKRVNARHGHDILVVPVEKVDYMDVSPKQVVSIATALIPFLEHDDANRALMGANMQRQAVPLLRTDAPYVGTGMEFKAAYDSGVCAISRKAGYVERVTGDEIFIRCDDGTLEHHKLLKFLRSNQGTCINQKPICYKGQRVEAGQTIADGPSTDQGELALGRNVLVAFMTWEGYNYEDAILVNEKLVKEDYFTSIHIEEYECDSSDTKLGPEEITRDIPNVGDEVLKDLDDRGIIRVGAEVRPGDILVGKVTPKGETELTAEERLLRAIFGEKAREVRDTSLRVPHGEAGKIVDVKVFSRENGDELAPGVNQLVRVYIAQKRKISEGDKMAGRHGNKGVISRIMPEADMPYLADGTPVEIVLNPLGVPSRMNIGQILETHLGWASKHMDRGFLADGTPSGERGIRVATPVFDGATEDDIFEFLTKAGLPKANETALTDTRTDGLRESMDAVPLGKSILYDGRTGEPFDNPITVGYMYMLKLAHLVDDKIHARSTGPYSLVTQQPLGGKAQFGGQRFGEMEVWALEAYGAAYTLQEILTVKSDDVVGRVKTYEAIVKGENIPEPGVPESFKVLIKELQSLGLDVKILSEDEREIEIKEVEEDVAETAKELGIDIQGEEKPEVGGEAPSPDETDDEEEIDFAAGFLQDALEELEED, translated from the coding sequence ATGGTATATCCTGTGCAATGTGGGCCTCGCGAGCGATGGACTTTTGCCCGCATCCAGGAAGTCATGGACATGCCCAATCTGATAGAAATCCAGCAGAACTCCTATCGCTGGTTTCTCGAAGAGGGCTTGCGCGAGATGTTCCGCGATATCTCGCCCATTCAGGACTTCACCGGAAACCTGATCCTGGAGTTCATCGACTATGCCCTTGGCGACCCCAAGTATAGCGTGGAAGAATGCAAGGAACGCGATGTCACCTTTGCGGCCCCTTTGCGCGTCAAAGTTCGCCTGATCAACAAAGAAACGGGCGAGGTCAAGGAGCAGGAAGTCTTTATGGGCGACTTCCCGCTGATGACGGACAAAGGCACCTTCATCATCAACGGCGCTGAACGGGTCATCGTCAGCCAACTCGTTCGTTCGCCAGGCGTCTATTACAATGAAGCCATCGACCCGCCAAGCGGCAAGAAACTCTTCGGCGCCACCATGATCCCCAATCGCGGCGCCTGGCTGGAATTTGAAACCGATATCAACGACAACGTTTTCGTGCGCATCGACCGCACCCGCAAACTCCCGGCGACAGTGCTCATCCGGGCGTTGGGTTACTCCAACAATGCCCAGGTCCATGAGCTCTTTGACGGTGACGAGCGGATCCGGATCACCCTGGAACGGGACAACACGGAGAATACGGAAGAAGCGCTCGTCGAGATCTATAAACGCCTCCGTCCCGGCGAGCCGCCCACTGTGGACAGTGCGCGGAGTCTGCTGGAGACCCTCTTTTTCGATCCGAAGCGTTACGACCTGGCCAAGGTGGGCCGCTATAAGATCAACAAACGCCTCGGCGTCAGCGTGGAGCGTGAGATCCGCCATCTGACCCGGGACGATATCATCGCCGCTGTGCGAGAACTGCTCAAGTTGATGCAGGGCGAAGGCCGGGCCGACGATATCGACCACCTGGGCAATCGCCGCCTTCGTTCTGTCGGCGAGCTCTTGCAGAACCAGTTCCGCATCGGTCTTTCGCGGATGGAACGGGTTGTCCGCGAGCGGATGACGATCCAGGACGTGGAGGTCATCACCCCGCAGGTCCTGATCAACATCCGGCCCGTAGTGGCGGCCATCAAGGAGTTCTTCGGTTCTTCACAGCTCTCCCAGTTCATGGACCAGACGAACCCTCTCGCCGAACTGACGCACAAGCGTCGTCTCTCCGCCCTCGGCCCTGGCGGTCTTTCACGGGAGCGGGCCGGTTTTGAGGTCCGCGACGTTCACCACTCCCACTATGGACGCATGTGCCCCATCGAGACGCCGGAAGGTCCCAACATCGGCCTGATCGGTTCGTTGTCCACCTTTGCGCGGATCAATGAATTTGGCTTCATTGAGACGCCTTACCGCAAGGTTGACAAAGAACGCGGCGTTGTCACCGACCAGATCGATTACCTGACCGCCGATGAGGAAGACAAGTATATCGTGGCCCAGGCCAACGCTCCTCTGGATGAGGAAGGTCGCTTCAAAGAAAAGCGGGTCAACGCCCGCCATGGCCACGACATCCTCGTCGTCCCCGTCGAGAAGGTCGACTATATGGACGTTTCGCCCAAACAGGTCGTCTCTATCGCCACCGCTCTGATCCCCTTCTTGGAGCATGACGACGCCAACCGCGCCCTGATGGGCGCCAACATGCAGCGTCAGGCGGTGCCCCTGTTGCGCACCGACGCGCCCTATGTGGGCACAGGGATGGAGTTCAAGGCCGCTTACGACTCAGGTGTCTGCGCCATCTCCCGCAAAGCCGGCTATGTGGAGCGGGTCACCGGCGACGAGATCTTCATCCGTTGTGACGACGGCACGCTGGAGCATCATAAACTGCTCAAATTCCTCCGCTCCAACCAGGGAACCTGCATCAACCAGAAACCGATTTGTTACAAAGGACAGCGTGTTGAGGCCGGTCAAACCATCGCCGACGGCCCTTCGACCGATCAAGGCGAACTGGCCCTCGGTCGCAACGTGCTCGTCGCCTTCATGACCTGGGAAGGCTACAATTACGAAGACGCCATCCTGGTCAATGAAAAGCTGGTCAAAGAGGATTACTTCACCTCTATTCATATTGAAGAATATGAGTGCGATTCCAGCGACACCAAGCTGGGGCCGGAAGAGATCACCCGGGACATCCCCAACGTGGGCGACGAGGTCTTGAAAGACCTCGATGATCGCGGCATCATCCGCGTCGGCGCCGAGGTGCGACCCGGCGATATCCTCGTCGGCAAGGTCACCCCCAAAGGGGAGACGGAACTGACGGCAGAGGAGCGCCTGTTGCGCGCCATCTTCGGCGAAAAAGCGCGGGAAGTGCGCGATACCTCCCTGCGTGTCCCCCACGGGGAAGCCGGCAAGATCGTCGACGTAAAAGTCTTCTCGCGGGAGAACGGCGACGAACTGGCGCCGGGCGTCAACCAACTGGTGCGCGTCTACATCGCCCAGAAACGGAAGATCTCCGAGGGCGACAAGATGGCCGGCCGCCACGGCAACAAGGGGGTTATCTCCCGTATCATGCCGGAGGCCGACATGCCCTACCTGGCGGATGGCACGCCGGTGGAGATCGTGCTCAACCCTCTGGGCGTTCCCTCACGGATGAACATCGGCCAGATCTTGGAGACCCACCTCGGTTGGGCATCCAAACACATGGACCGCGGGTTCCTCGCTGACGGCACACCGAGCGGAGAGAGAGGAATTCGCGTGGCGACACCGGTCTTTGACGGCGCCACCGAAGACGACATCTTCGAATTCCTCACCAAGGCGGGTTTGCCGAAGGCGAACGAAACGGCCTTGACCGACACCCGGACCGATGGCTTGCGTGAGAGCATGGATGCTGTCCCCCTCGGCAAATCGATCCTCTATGACGGACGAACCGGCGAGCCCTTTGACAACCCGATCACCGTCGGCTACATGTATATGCTGAAGCTGGCTCACCTCGTTGACGACAAGATCCACGCTCGTTCGACCGGTCCCTATTCGCTGGTGACGCAGCAGCCCCTGGGCGGCAAGGCCCAGTTCGGCGGCCAGCGTTTCGGCGAGATGGAGGTCTGGGCGCTGGAGGCCTACGGGGCCGCCTACACCCTGCAGGAGATCCTCACCGTCAAATCGGACGACGTGGTTGGTCGTGTGAAAACATACGAAGCCATCGTCAAGGGCGAGAACATCCCCGAACCGGGTGTTCCCGAATCCTTCAAGGTTTTGATCAAAGAACTGCAAAGCCTGGGCCTGGATGTCAAAATCCTCTCGGAAGACGAGCGAGAGATTGAGATCAAGGAAGTCGAGGAAGACGTGGCCGAAACGGCCAAGGAACTCGGCATCGACATCCAGGGCGAAGAAAAGCCGGAAGTGGGCGGTGAAGCCCCATCACCCGATGAGACGGATGATGAAGAGGAGATCGATTTTGCCGCCGGCTTCTTGCAGGACGCCTTGGAAGAACTGGAAGAAGACTGA
- a CDS encoding Mini-ribonuclease 3 has product MEHGCEPMGGGWKDWRGRVPAELPSPLALAYLGDAVFELWVRRTLIEAGVVKVAQLHKQAVDLVRATSQVALLRCIEPHLDEEEREWVRRGRNADSGRCPKSTDVTTYRASTGFECLVGYWSLVRPERLPFLREQLALWLDKRGNERGCGSDTLPSMKEMEPK; this is encoded by the coding sequence GTGGAACATGGCTGTGAACCGATGGGCGGCGGCTGGAAGGATTGGCGAGGACGGGTCCCGGCCGAACTGCCGTCGCCCCTGGCGCTGGCCTACCTGGGCGACGCCGTCTTTGAACTGTGGGTGCGCCGGACGCTGATTGAAGCGGGCGTCGTCAAGGTGGCCCAGCTGCATAAGCAGGCCGTCGACCTCGTCCGAGCCACCTCCCAGGTTGCCCTGTTGCGCTGCATCGAACCCCACCTGGATGAGGAAGAGCGGGAATGGGTGCGCCGTGGCCGCAACGCCGACTCAGGCCGCTGTCCCAAATCGACCGATGTGACCACCTACCGCGCATCGACTGGCTTTGAATGCCTGGTGGGATACTGGTCGCTCGTCCGTCCGGAACGATTGCCTTTCCTCCGAGAGCAACTCGCGCTCTGGCTGGACAAGCGAGGAAACGAAAGAGGCTGCGGAAGTGACACACTTCCGAGCATGAAGGAAATGGAGCCGAAGTAG
- the rlmB gene encoding 23S rRNA (guanosine(2251)-2'-O)-methyltransferase RlmB produces MKRERQLPSREKSFGKGPRDNQGTRKGPVSGEQRDRRDFRKGPGAGEPGDRRDFRKGPASVGSGDSRDFRRGPATGGSGDRRDFRKGPAAGEPGERRDFRKDPATGESRDRREFDKPFVKREDRQSRDSAKPRLRPAAVERPEPEEREDLLAGRHPVLEALKAGRAINKIIVAKGAREGSIREILGMARDKGIPIIELERVVLDQEARHHQGIIAHVAPVAYVEVEAILEKAKAKGEPPFVLLLDGLEDPHNIGALLRTADGAGAHGVVIPKRRGGAITSTVAKASAGAVEYVPIARVTNLVQTVGMLKKAGLWIIGSAMDAPQPYYRQDFTGPVGLIVGSEGKGISPLLREHCDHLVSIPMGGKVESLNASVAGALLMYERVRQVQAGPSTPQ; encoded by the coding sequence ATGAAGAGGGAAAGACAACTTCCTTCCCGCGAGAAGTCCTTTGGAAAAGGGCCGAGAGACAATCAGGGAACGCGCAAGGGCCCGGTGTCCGGGGAACAGAGAGACCGCCGGGATTTTCGCAAAGGTCCGGGGGCTGGCGAACCGGGCGACCGGCGCGACTTCCGCAAAGGCCCGGCATCGGTTGGCTCCGGCGACAGCCGCGACTTTCGCAGAGGTCCCGCGACCGGCGGTTCCGGCGACCGGCGCGATTTTCGCAAGGGTCCGGCCGCCGGGGAACCGGGAGAGCGCCGGGATTTTCGCAAAGACCCGGCGACCGGTGAGTCGAGAGACCGTCGTGAATTCGACAAACCCTTCGTAAAAAGAGAGGACCGTCAAAGCCGCGATTCGGCAAAACCCCGCCTGCGGCCGGCGGCAGTGGAAAGACCGGAACCGGAGGAGCGTGAAGACCTGCTGGCGGGACGCCATCCCGTGCTGGAGGCGCTCAAGGCCGGTCGCGCCATCAACAAGATCATCGTCGCCAAAGGGGCGCGGGAGGGTTCTATCCGGGAGATCCTCGGTATGGCCCGCGACAAAGGCATCCCTATCATCGAACTGGAACGGGTCGTCCTCGACCAGGAGGCGCGCCACCACCAGGGCATCATCGCCCATGTGGCGCCGGTCGCCTACGTGGAGGTCGAGGCGATCCTCGAAAAAGCGAAGGCCAAAGGCGAGCCCCCCTTCGTCCTGCTCCTGGACGGTTTGGAGGATCCTCATAACATCGGCGCTTTGCTGCGCACCGCCGACGGCGCCGGCGCCCATGGCGTCGTCATCCCCAAACGGCGCGGCGGCGCCATCACCAGCACCGTCGCCAAAGCCTCGGCCGGCGCAGTCGAATATGTGCCCATCGCCCGGGTGACCAACCTGGTCCAGACGGTGGGAATGTTGAAAAAGGCGGGCCTGTGGATCATCGGCAGCGCCATGGACGCGCCCCAGCCCTATTACCGCCAAGATTTCACGGGACCGGTGGGACTCATCGTCGGCAGCGAGGGCAAAGGGATCAGTCCATTGCTCCGGGAACACTGTGATCATCTGGTCTCGATCCCCATGGGAGGCAAGGTGGAATCCCTCAACGCCTCTGTCGCCGGCGCGTTGCTCATGTATGAGCGGGTTCGCCAGGTCCAGGCCGGCCCATCGACGCCGCAATAG
- the rplJ gene encoding 50S ribosomal protein L10, translating to MATKEQKAVQLSEIRETMGKAKSCVLADFRGMTVKEATDLRNQFRKAGVEFKVCKNTLTRIVANELGIQGLDPYLEGPTAIAFGIEDPVAPAKVLTEFAKTTKNKNFAIKAGVVEGKVITADGVKALADLPSREVLLAQVLAGIQGPLVGLVNVLQGPIRKLGYVLEDLRKQKESA from the coding sequence ATGGCCACTAAAGAACAAAAAGCTGTACAACTCTCGGAAATCAGAGAAACCATGGGCAAAGCCAAGTCCTGCGTGCTGGCTGACTTCCGGGGCATGACCGTCAAGGAAGCCACCGACCTGCGGAACCAGTTCCGGAAGGCCGGCGTGGAGTTCAAGGTCTGCAAAAACACCCTGACCCGCATCGTCGCCAACGAACTCGGCATCCAAGGCCTGGACCCCTACCTCGAAGGTCCGACTGCGATCGCCTTTGGCATTGAGGATCCCGTCGCTCCCGCTAAGGTGTTGACGGAATTCGCCAAGACGACCAAGAACAAGAACTTCGCCATCAAAGCCGGCGTTGTCGAAGGCAAGGTCATCACTGCCGACGGCGTCAAGGCCTTGGCCGACCTGCCGTCGCGCGAAGTCCTGCTGGCTCAGGTTCTGGCCGGCATTCAAGGTCCCCTCGTCGGTCTGGTCAACGTCCTGCAAGGTCCCATCCGCAAACTGGGCTACGTCCTGGAAGATCTGCGCAAGCAAAAGGAAAGCGCCTAA
- the nusG gene encoding transcription termination/antitermination protein NusG has product MDKQWYVIHTYSGYENKVKANLERRVESMNMEDKIFRILVPMEDEVEIKNGKRKVTKRKVFPGYVLVEMIMTDDSWYVVRNTPGVTGFVGPGTKPIPLQPGEAAHILKSMGLDEARTRHDYELKQNVRVTSGPFQDFIGIIEDIQPEKGKLKVLVSMFGRETPVELDFSQVEKV; this is encoded by the coding sequence ATGGATAAGCAGTGGTACGTGATTCATACTTACTCCGGCTATGAGAACAAGGTAAAAGCCAATCTGGAGCGCCGTGTCGAATCGATGAATATGGAGGACAAGATCTTCCGGATCCTCGTCCCCATGGAAGATGAAGTCGAGATCAAAAACGGCAAGCGCAAGGTGACCAAGCGCAAGGTCTTCCCTGGCTATGTCCTTGTCGAGATGATCATGACCGACGACTCCTGGTATGTGGTTCGCAATACGCCCGGTGTGACCGGCTTTGTCGGTCCGGGGACGAAACCGATTCCCTTGCAGCCTGGCGAAGCGGCTCATATCCTGAAATCGATGGGCCTCGACGAAGCGCGGACGCGTCACGACTATGAACTCAAACAGAATGTTCGGGTCACATCAGGGCCGTTCCAGGACTTTATCGGCATCATCGAAGACATTCAGCCGGAAAAAGGCAAGCTGAAGGTGCTCGTTTCTATGTTTGGCAGAGAGACGCCCGTCGAGCTTGATTTTTCGCAAGTAGAAAAAGTATAA
- the rpmG gene encoding 50S ribosomal protein L33, translating to MRVGVTLACTECKRRNYMTNKNKKNDPDRVELKKYCKWCKTQTVHKETK from the coding sequence ATGCGTGTCGGTGTTACCCTGGCCTGCACGGAGTGCAAGCGCCGGAATTACATGACGAACAAGAACAAGAAGAACGATCCCGATCGTGTCGAATTGAAGAAGTACTGCAAGTGGTGCAAGACGCAAACGGTCCATAAAGAGACCAAGTAA
- the sigH gene encoding RNA polymerase sporulation sigma factor SigH codes for MSVNAQRELLDDFEQLVDEEVVEMAKEGDEEALEYLINKYKNFVRAKARSYFLIGADREDIIQEGMIGLYKAIRDFRCDKLSSFRAFAELCITRQIITAIKTATRQKHIPLNSYVSLNKPIYDEDSDRTLLDVISGTKITDPEELIISREEFDDIEEKMGEILSSLEWKVLMSYLEGKSYQEIAVDLKRHVKSIDNALQRVKRKLEKYLENRDEERLAGALRDRCPGREVRFLTKEIVDDTK; via the coding sequence GTGAGTGTGAATGCCCAGAGAGAACTGTTGGACGACTTTGAGCAACTGGTGGACGAAGAAGTCGTAGAAATGGCCAAAGAGGGCGATGAAGAAGCCCTTGAGTATCTGATCAATAAATACAAGAACTTCGTTCGAGCCAAAGCGCGGTCCTACTTTTTGATCGGGGCGGATCGGGAGGACATCATCCAGGAAGGGATGATCGGTCTCTACAAAGCCATCCGCGACTTCCGTTGCGATAAGCTTTCCTCCTTTCGCGCCTTTGCCGAACTCTGCATCACCCGCCAGATCATTACGGCCATCAAGACGGCCACCCGTCAGAAGCATATCCCGTTGAACTCCTATGTCTCCTTGAACAAGCCGATCTATGACGAAGACTCGGACCGGACGCTCCTGGACGTGATCTCAGGCACCAAGATCACCGATCCCGAAGAGTTGATCATCAGCCGCGAGGAATTTGACGATATCGAGGAGAAGATGGGCGAGATCCTGAGTTCCCTGGAGTGGAAGGTTCTCATGTCCTACCTGGAGGGCAAGTCCTATCAGGAGATCGCCGTGGACCTCAAGCGGCATGTCAAGTCCATCGACAACGCCTTGCAGCGGGTCAAGCGCAAGCTGGAAAAGTATCTGGAAAACCGCGATGAAGAGCGGTTGGCCGGCGCCTTGCGGGACCGCTGTCCAGGTCGCGAAGTTCGCTTTCTGACCAAAGAGATCGTCGACGATACGAAATGA
- a CDS encoding NYN domain-containing protein: MKDTLIVDGYNALNAWPELHALRARSFDHARDKLIDILVEYAALQGLRLIVVFDAYHVKGGKERVEERAGARIVYTREEETADRYIERLLGRQIRGNVWVATGDAVEQAIALGRGACRLPVRELHAQVVASTREKKQRLQARVDEDRLDSRLDEGIRRRLEQMRRGLTT; encoded by the coding sequence ATGAAAGACACCCTGATCGTCGACGGGTACAACGCCTTGAACGCCTGGCCCGAACTGCATGCACTGCGCGCTCGCAGCTTCGATCACGCCCGAGATAAACTGATCGACATCCTCGTCGAATATGCCGCCCTGCAGGGGCTCCGGCTGATCGTTGTTTTCGACGCCTACCACGTCAAGGGCGGGAAGGAACGGGTAGAGGAGCGGGCCGGCGCCCGCATCGTCTACACCCGTGAAGAGGAGACGGCGGATCGCTATATCGAGCGCCTGCTGGGGCGGCAGATTCGCGGCAACGTTTGGGTGGCCACAGGAGACGCTGTCGAGCAGGCCATCGCACTGGGGCGAGGCGCCTGCCGGCTCCCGGTGCGAGAACTTCACGCCCAGGTCGTCGCGTCGACTCGCGAAAAAAAACAGCGCTTGCAGGCGAGAGTCGACGAAGACCGCCTGGACAGCCGCCTCGACGAAGGGATCCGCCGAAGACTGGAACAGATGCGCCGCGGCCTGACCACGTAA
- the secE gene encoding preprotein translocase subunit SecE → MGEIKPTDKPEKVEKTENTTKATPVKDAAKKGEPAKKPAVTRSSTMERSQNFARGVASEMKKVHWPTRQEVITYTGVVLTAVVFVSALIFVVDEALSLALKQLIR, encoded by the coding sequence GTGGGCGAGATAAAACCAACGGATAAGCCTGAAAAGGTCGAGAAAACAGAAAACACGACCAAAGCAACCCCGGTCAAGGATGCTGCCAAAAAAGGGGAGCCGGCGAAAAAACCCGCTGTTACACGTTCTTCGACAATGGAGCGCTCCCAGAACTTCGCCCGCGGCGTAGCTAGTGAGATGAAGAAGGTTCATTGGCCGACCCGGCAAGAAGTCATCACCTACACCGGTGTCGTCCTCACTGCCGTTGTCTTCGTGTCGGCATTGATTTTCGTCGTCGATGAAGCGCTCAGCCTCGCGCTGAAGCAGTTGATCAGGTGA
- the rplK gene encoding 50S ribosomal protein L11 produces MAKKVVAVVKLQCPAGKANPAPPVGPALGQHGVNIMAFCKQYNEATAAQAGLIIPVEITVYEDRSFTFVTKTPPAAVLLKKAAGIETASGTPNKKKVGKVPRAKVQEIAELKMKDLNAASVESAMRMIEGTARSMGIEIVEA; encoded by the coding sequence ATGGCAAAGAAAGTAGTCGCAGTCGTCAAACTGCAATGCCCTGCCGGTAAAGCGAACCCCGCCCCCCCGGTCGGTCCTGCGCTGGGTCAGCATGGTGTGAACATCATGGCCTTTTGCAAGCAGTACAACGAAGCTACAGCGGCCCAAGCCGGCCTGATCATTCCGGTGGAAATTACGGTATATGAAGACCGTTCCTTCACCTTTGTGACCAAGACGCCCCCTGCTGCCGTACTGCTGAAAAAAGCAGCCGGTATCGAGACGGCCTCCGGCACGCCCAACAAGAAAAAAGTCGGCAAGGTTCCTCGCGCGAAAGTGCAGGAAATCGCCGAACTGAAGATGAAAGATCTCAACGCGGCAAGCGTCGAGTCGGCCATGCGCATGATCGAGGGCACCGCCCGCAGCATGGGCATCGAGATCGTCGAAGCCTAA
- the rplL gene encoding 50S ribosomal protein L7/L12 → MSKINEIIEAVKGLTVLELAELVKAFEEEFGVSAAAPVAMAAMPVAAAAAAPAEEQTEFDVILKAAGDKKVNVIKVVREITGLGLKEAKDLVDGAPKAVKEKIAKEEAEAVKKKLEEAGASVEVK, encoded by the coding sequence ATGAGCAAGATCAATGAAATCATCGAAGCGGTCAAAGGCCTGACCGTTCTCGAACTGGCCGAACTGGTCAAAGCCTTCGAAGAAGAATTCGGCGTCAGCGCTGCCGCTCCCGTCGCCATGGCCGCCATGCCCGTGGCCGCCGCTGCTGCTGCTCCCGCTGAAGAGCAAACTGAATTCGACGTCATCCTGAAAGCCGCTGGCGACAAGAAAGTCAACGTCATCAAAGTCGTCCGCGAAATCACCGGCCTGGGCCTGAAAGAAGCGAAAGACCTCGTTGACGGCGCTCCCAAAGCCGTTAAAGAGAAAATCGCCAAAGAAGAAGCCGAAGCCGTCAAGAAGAAACTTGAAGAAGCCGGCGCTTCCGTCGAAGTTAAGTAA
- the rplA gene encoding 50S ribosomal protein L1, producing MPKHGKKYQDHAKLVDRDQVLEAQEAMDMVKKMATAKFDETVEAAFRLGVDPRHADQMIRGAVVLPHGTGKSRKVAVFAKGDKAKEAEAAGADAVGAEDLVEKIQGGWLDFDVAVATPDVMGLVGKLGRLLGPKGLMPNPKTGTVTFDVARAIQEIKAGKIEYRVDKTGIIHAPIGKASFDAQKLLENYQTLLDTLLKAKPAAAKGQYIKSITLSSTMSPGVRINPLKPHAVQVQQ from the coding sequence ATGCCGAAACACGGGAAAAAGTATCAAGATCATGCCAAACTGGTCGACCGGGATCAAGTCCTGGAAGCCCAAGAGGCCATGGATATGGTTAAAAAAATGGCAACCGCCAAGTTCGATGAGACGGTAGAAGCCGCCTTCCGGCTCGGCGTCGACCCCCGCCATGCTGACCAGATGATTCGGGGCGCTGTTGTACTGCCCCATGGCACCGGCAAATCGCGGAAAGTGGCCGTTTTCGCCAAAGGCGACAAGGCCAAAGAAGCGGAAGCTGCTGGCGCTGATGCCGTTGGCGCTGAGGATCTCGTCGAAAAGATCCAGGGCGGCTGGCTGGACTTTGACGTGGCTGTCGCCACGCCCGACGTGATGGGTCTCGTCGGTAAACTGGGCCGTTTGCTCGGTCCCAAGGGCTTGATGCCCAACCCGAAGACTGGCACCGTCACCTTTGACGTGGCCCGGGCGATCCAAGAGATCAAAGCTGGTAAGATCGAATACCGCGTTGACAAAACGGGGATCATCCATGCCCCGATCGGCAAGGCTTCTTTCGATGCCCAGAAACTGCTGGAGAACTATCAGACCCTGCTGGACACCCTGCTGAAGGCGAAGCCGGCGGCGGCCAAAGGCCAGTACATCAAGAGCATCACCTTGTCGTCTACGATGAGCCCTGGCGTTCGCATCAACCCGCTGAAGCCTCATGCCGTTCAGGTCCAACAGTAA